A single window of Ignavibacteriota bacterium DNA harbors:
- a CDS encoding DUF1446 domain-containing protein, with the protein MKEKIRIASGQGFWGDLIDAPFNQVTKGEVDYLVMDYLAEVTMSILQKQKNKNPDFGYARDIPELLRRILPICKSKGIKVITNGGGVNPESCAQAVLKVAEELKINDLKIAVVIGDNIKDRIDEIFAKGEYLKNMETGENIFEVKDKLLSANVYLGAFPIVDALKQNADIVITGRTTDTGLTLAPMIYEFNWDKQNYDLLAAGTVAGHILECGGQASGGNFLGDWESIRDLANIGFPIAEAFPNGEVIITKHKNTGGKVSFETVAEQLVYEIGDPKKYITPDCIADFTSIKLEDLGNDKVKVYNVKGEKETETFKVSCSYSDGFSSSANLTYSWPQALTKAKVADRILRERLNSLNLTFDEIKTEFLGYNACHGPLSKELDENDINEIILKVSVRSKDYNSVDRFGKEIAPLILTGPPSVTGFAAGRPKPSEVVAYWPALISKKLVEPKIKIFEL; encoded by the coding sequence ATGAAAGAAAAAATAAGAATTGCATCCGGACAAGGATTTTGGGGTGATTTAATTGATGCTCCGTTTAATCAAGTAACTAAAGGCGAAGTTGATTATTTAGTTATGGATTATCTTGCGGAAGTAACAATGTCAATTCTGCAAAAACAAAAAAATAAAAATCCTGATTTTGGATATGCAAGAGATATACCTGAACTGTTGAGAAGAATTTTACCAATATGTAAATCAAAAGGAATTAAAGTTATTACAAACGGCGGCGGTGTTAATCCGGAAAGCTGCGCTCAAGCTGTTTTAAAAGTTGCCGAAGAATTAAAAATAAATGATTTGAAAATTGCCGTCGTTATTGGTGATAATATTAAAGATAGAATAGATGAAATATTTGCAAAAGGTGAATATTTAAAAAATATGGAAACCGGTGAAAATATTTTTGAAGTTAAGGATAAATTACTTAGCGCAAATGTTTATTTGGGCGCTTTTCCAATTGTTGATGCGCTAAAACAAAATGCGGATATAGTAATTACCGGAAGAACAACAGATACCGGTTTAACACTTGCTCCAATGATATATGAGTTTAATTGGGATAAGCAAAACTATGACCTTTTAGCCGCGGGAACCGTCGCCGGCCATATTTTAGAATGCGGCGGTCAAGCGTCGGGCGGTAATTTTTTAGGTGATTGGGAATCAATTCGGGATTTGGCAAATATTGGATTCCCAATTGCGGAAGCATTTCCAAACGGTGAAGTAATAATTACAAAGCATAAAAATACGGGCGGAAAAGTTTCCTTTGAAACCGTTGCCGAACAATTAGTTTATGAAATTGGAGATCCCAAAAAATATATTACTCCTGACTGTATTGCCGATTTTACATCAATAAAATTAGAAGATTTGGGTAATGATAAAGTAAAAGTCTATAATGTAAAAGGGGAAAAAGAAACGGAAACATTTAAAGTTTCTTGCTCTTATTCTGATGGTTTTTCTTCTTCGGCAAATTTAACATATTCATGGCCGCAAGCTTTAACAAAAGCTAAAGTCGCCGATAGAATACTGCGTGAAAGACTTAATTCTCTTAATTTGACTTTTGATGAAATAAAAACAGAATTCTTAGGATATAATGCTTGTCACGGACCATTATCCAAAGAATTAGATGAAAATGATATTAATGAAATAATTTTAAAAGTATCTGTTCGGTCAAAAGATTATAATTCTGTTGATCGATTTGGGAAAGAGATTGCGCCATTAATTTTAACAGGACCGCCAAGTGTTACAGGTTTTGCCGCCGGAAGACCAAAACCAAGTGAAGTAGTTGCATATTGGCCCGCTTTAATTTCAAAAAAATTAGTTGAACCCAAAATCAAAATTTTTGAGTTATAA
- the miaA gene encoding tRNA (adenosine(37)-N6)-dimethylallyltransferase MiaA, with the protein MELKVLVIVGPTCSGKTSLGIQLAQKLNSEVISADSRQIYKYLNIGTAKPNDSQLSLVKHHFIDKLEPDENYNVSRFEKESLEVINSLLIKSKIPIIVGGSGLYIRSIVDGIFDDVDTDENYRRELMDKRKNFGNEYLYDLLKNVDPKTASNILPQNWKRIIRALEVFHLSGKPIWEFHQNQDRNLEINFYQFGLEWNREILYNNIESRVDSMISNGLINEVQSLLKMGFDKNLNSLNTVGYKEIIDYLESKISLERAVELIKRNTRRYAKRQMTWFRKDERIFWHKINSENDIDIISEKIIKSVF; encoded by the coding sequence TTGGAATTAAAAGTATTAGTAATCGTCGGTCCAACTTGCAGCGGAAAAACTTCTTTAGGAATTCAACTTGCGCAAAAACTGAACAGTGAAGTTATTTCTGCTGACAGTAGGCAAATATATAAATATTTAAATATTGGCACTGCCAAACCTAATGATTCTCAGTTAAGTTTGGTCAAGCATCATTTTATTGATAAGTTGGAACCCGACGAAAATTACAATGTAAGCAGATTTGAAAAGGAAAGTCTTGAAGTTATAAATTCACTGCTGATAAAAAGTAAAATTCCGATAATTGTAGGCGGAAGCGGTTTATATATTCGATCTATTGTTGACGGAATTTTTGATGATGTTGATACCGATGAAAATTACAGACGTGAATTAATGGATAAACGTAAAAACTTCGGCAATGAATATCTTTATGATTTGCTTAAAAACGTTGATCCTAAAACCGCTTCAAATATTTTACCTCAAAATTGGAAAAGAATAATTAGAGCATTAGAAGTTTTTCATCTTAGCGGAAAACCTATTTGGGAATTTCATCAAAACCAAGATAGAAACCTTGAAATTAATTTCTATCAATTCGGATTGGAATGGAATAGAGAAATTTTATACAATAATATTGAGTCAAGAGTAGACTCAATGATTTCAAATGGACTTATAAATGAAGTTCAATCACTTTTGAAAATGGGTTTCGACAAAAATCTTAATTCACTAAATACTGTTGGATATAAAGAAATAATTGATTATTTAGAAAGTAAAATTTCTCTTGAAAGAGCTGTTGAGCTTATTAAAAGAAATACAAGAAGATATGCTAAACGTCAAATGACATGGTTTAGAAAGGACGAAAGAATTTTTTGGCATAAGATAAATTCTGAAAATGATATTGATATTATAAGTGAAAAAATAATTAAGTCAGTATTTTGA
- a CDS encoding protein-L-isoaspartate(D-aspartate) O-methyltransferase: MYETERRELVESLKQKGIIDNFVLNAILTVPRHEFVPQIMAAHSYKDVALPIGYGQTISQPYTVAVMTQALKLNQDNKILEIGTGSGYQAAILKQMGMQVFSIERNEHIYKKVQKLFDEKSIRVHCKFGDGTIGWFEHAPFNAIIVTAGSPSIPENLKKQLAVGGRLVIPVGDKSVQTLKILQKISDEKFISEEIPNFAFVPLIGREGWN, translated from the coding sequence ATGTACGAAACAGAAAGAAGAGAATTAGTAGAAAGTTTAAAACAAAAGGGAATAATCGATAATTTTGTACTCAACGCAATTTTAACGGTTCCTCGGCACGAATTTGTACCGCAAATAATGGCAGCACATTCATACAAAGACGTTGCATTACCTATCGGTTACGGTCAAACAATTTCTCAGCCTTACACCGTTGCCGTAATGACACAAGCTTTAAAACTTAATCAGGATAACAAAATATTGGAAATCGGTACTGGTTCAGGTTATCAAGCGGCAATTTTGAAGCAAATGGGAATGCAAGTTTTCAGTATTGAAAGAAATGAACATATTTATAAAAAAGTTCAAAAACTGTTTGATGAAAAATCAATAAGAGTTCATTGTAAATTCGGCGATGGTACAATTGGGTGGTTTGAACATGCGCCGTTTAACGCAATTATTGTTACTGCTGGCAGCCCATCAATTCCGGAAAATTTAAAAAAGCAATTGGCTGTTGGCGGAAGATTGGTAATTCCGGTTGGTGATAAATCGGTGCAAACTCTTAAAATACTTCAAAAAATTTCGGATGAAAAATTTATTTCGGAAGAAATTCCCAATTTCGCATTTGTTCCATTGATTGGAAGAGAAGGTTGGAATTAA